A window from Chroicocephalus ridibundus chromosome 19, bChrRid1.1, whole genome shotgun sequence encodes these proteins:
- the LOC134525189 gene encoding cbp/p300-interacting transactivator 3, producing the protein MAEHMMMSMSHGGSGLQSYRMGVSGLQGPPQHGQHVLRTLPAASQMMSYGGAGMDGAMRPRPNLSGQMGHHQMPNAMMFNGPSQQQQYMGPVGTQQLMASMHLQKLNTQYQGHPLGMSNGPMGAGAQQYRVGPSQHPGMQHMPSPALTLNVMDTDLIDEEVLTSLVLELGLDRIQELPELFLGQNEFDFISDFVSKQQPSAISC; encoded by the coding sequence ATGGCTGAGCACATGATGATGTCCATGAGCCACGGTGGCAGCGGGCTGCAGAGCTACCGCATGGGGGTGagtgggctgcagggacccccgCAGCACGGGCAGCATGTGCTGAGGACGCTGCCTGCCGCCAGTCAGATGATGTCCTACGGAGGGGCTGGCATGGATGGTGCGATGAGGCCGAGACCCAACCTCAGCGGACAGATGGGCCACCACCAGATGCCGAATGCGATGATGTTCAATGGCCCGAGTCAGCAGCAGCAGTACATGGGGCCAGTGGGCACCCAGCAGCTAATGGCTAGCATGCACCTACAAAAACTCAACACCCAGTACCAGGGTCACCCACTGGGTATGAGCAATGGGCCCATGGGAGCTGGTGCCCAGCAGTACAGAGTGGGGCCAAGCCAGCACCCAGGCATGCAGCACATGCCCTCACCAGCGCTGACCTTGAACGTTATGGACACTGATCTCATAGATGAGGAGGTCTTGACATCCCTTGTCCTGGAACTGGGATTGGACCGGATTCAGGAGCTGCCGGAGCTATTCTTGGGACAGAACGAGTTTGACTTCATTTCAGACTTTGTTAGCAAACAGCAACCCAGTGCCATCAGCTGTTGA